One Colius striatus isolate bColStr4 chromosome 7, bColStr4.1.hap1, whole genome shotgun sequence DNA segment encodes these proteins:
- the PTPRCAP gene encoding protein tyrosine phosphatase receptor type C-associated protein yields MAAARRCPPVPVLLALAGLAAAGEASGSGGDGAVGALLGVLLCLAVGLAVAWHHLCRLSAGRYHPRAMGRRALALLRGRWQRLRGRGGPDVPAAHGEVTAAAPRDEEEELMPWSQDRRPEEREEEQEEEAETAPETPPCEGPGAGGSAEALLSELHAFSGTAAWGDPRPHVTAL; encoded by the coding sequence GCTGCGGCGCGCCGGTGCCCGCCGGTGCCGGTGCTGCTGGCGTTGGCCgggctggcggcggcgggggaggcGTCGGGCAGCGGCGGCGACGGCGCCGTGGGGGCTTTGCTGGGGGTCCTGCTGTGCCTGGCCGTGGGTTTGGCGGTGGCCTGGCACCACCTGTGCCGGCTCTCGGCCGGCCGCTACCACCCCCGGGCCATGGGCCGCCGGGCGCTGGCGCTGCTGCGGGGCCGGTGGCAGCGGCTGCGGGGACGGGGCGGCCCCGACGTGCCGGCGGCGCACGGGGAGGTGACGGCGGCGGCTCCCCGggatgaggaggaagagctGATGCCCTGGAGCCAGGACCGGCGGCCGGAGGAgcgggaggaggagcaggaggaggaggctgaaacGGCCCCGGAGACCCCCCCGTGCgaggggccgggggcggggggcaGCGCCGAGGCCCTTCTGAGCGAGCTGCACGCCTTCTCGGGGACGGCGGCGTGGGGGGACCCGCGGCCACACGTCACCGCCCTCTGA
- the RPS6KB2 gene encoding LOW QUALITY PROTEIN: ribosomal protein S6 kinase beta-2 (The sequence of the model RefSeq protein was modified relative to this genomic sequence to represent the inferred CDS: deleted 2 bases in 2 codons) — MAGVFDIDLETEEGSDGDEPELGAEMELEPRGNGLEPVGHYEEIEISESSVNNGPEHIGPHCFELLRVLGKGGYGKVFQVRKVQGTNTGKIFAMKVLKKAKIACNAKDTAHTRAERNILEAVKHPFIVDLIYAFQTGGKLYLILECLSGGELFMQLEREGIFLEDTACFYLSEITLALGHLHSHGIIYRDLKPENIMLNSQGHIKLTDFGLCKESIHDGAVTHTFCGTIEYMAPEILVRSGHNRAVDWWSLGALMYDMLTGSPPFTAENRKKTIDKILKGKLVLPPYLTPDARDLLKKFLKRNPNQRVGGGPGDAADVQKQPFFRHINWEDLLARRLDPPFKPCLQSEEDVSQFDTRFTRQTPVDSPDDAAISESANQAFLGFTYVAPSVLESIKEGFSFQPKVRSPRRLNSSPRTPVSPVKFSPFEPFKAGGGSEPMELGGTLPPPPHREGTAPLPIKTSVGAKKQKGGRGRVPR; from the exons ATGGCGGGGGTGTTCGACATCGACCTGGAGACCGAGGAGGGCAGCGACGGGGACGAGCCCGAGCTGGGCGCC gagatggAGCTGGAGCCCCGGGGCAACGGCTTGGA GCCGGTGGGGCACTATGAGGAGATCGAGATCTCGGAGAGCAGCGTCAACAACGGCCCCGAGCACATCGGGCCCCACTGCTTCGAGCTGCTCCGTGTCCTGGGCAAGGGTGGCTACGGCAAG GTGTTCCAAGTCCGCAAAGTGCAGGGCACCAACACGGGGAAGATCTTTGCCATGAAGGTCCTGAAGAAG GCCAAGATCGCCTGTAACGCCAAAGACACGGCACACACCCGGGCCGAGAGGAACATCCTGGAGGCTGTCAAACACCCCTTCATTGTGGACCTCATCTACGCCTTCCAGACGGGTGGCAAACTCTACCTCATCCTGGAGTGCCTCAGTG GTGGCGAGCTCTTCATGCAGCTGGAGCGGGAGGGAATCTTCCTGGAGGACACTGCCTG TTTCTACCTGAGCGAGATCACGCTGGCGCTGGGCCACCTGCACTCCCACGGCATCATCTACCGGGACCTCAAGCCAGAGAACATCATGCTCAACAGCCAAG GTCACATCAAGCTGACAGATTTTGGGCTGTGCAAAGAGTCGATCCACGACGGGGCCGTCACTCACACCTTCTGCGGCACCATCGAGTACAT GGCCCCCGAGATCCTGGTGCGGAGCGGGCACAACCGGGCGGTGGACTGGTGGAGCCTGGGAGCGCTGATGTACGACATGCTCACAGGATCG CCGCCCTTCACCGCTGAGAACCGCAAGAAGACCATCGATAAGATCCTCAAGGGCAAACTGGTGCTGCCACCCTACCTGACACCTGATGCCAGGGACCTGCTCAAGAAG TTCCTCAAGAGAAACCCCAACCAGCGGGTTGGGGGGGGCCCGGGCGATGCAGCCGACGTGCAG aAACAGCCTTTCTTCCGCCACATCAACTGGGAGGACCTGCTGGCCCGCAGGCTGGACCCCCCCTTCAAACCCTGCCTG CAGTCGGAGGAGGACGTGAGCCAGTTCGACACCCGCTTCACCCGCCAGACGCCAGTCGACAGCCCCGACGATGCCGCCATCAGCGAAAGTGCCAACCAGGCTTTCCTG GGCTTCACCTACGTGGCCCCCTCGGTGCTGGAGAGCATCAAGGAGGGGTTCTCCTTCCAGCCCAAGGTGCGCTCCCCCCGCCGCCTCAACAGCAGCCCCCGCACCCCCGTCAG CCCTGTGAAGTTCTCGCCCTTCGAGCCGTtcaaggcg ggggggggcagcGAGCCGATGGAGCTGGGGGGCACCTTGCCGCCCCCCCCCCACCGC GAGGGCACGGCCCCCCTCCCCATCAAGACCTCCGTGGGTGCTAAGAAGCAGAAAGGGGGCCGGGGGAGGGTGCCCAGGTAg